The Spirochaetaceae bacterium nucleotide sequence GCATACGGTTTTTACCGGCCCAAAATGCCTCTTTATCAAAGGCTTCGCCTTTCTCTTTGGCCTTTTCTTCGGCTTTTTTGGCATCTTTTTTTGGATCTCCCAAGTGGCTCATTAAAACAAGTCCTTTAGCGCCTTGCTCTAAGATGTAATTGATGGTAGGTAGAGCCGCTTTAATACGGGTATCGTCGCCTACCACGCCATTTTTCATGGGTACATTAAAATCTACCCGCATTAATACTAACTTGTCTTTTAAGTTAGCCTCTTTAACTGTTTTTAATTGCATATTTTTTCTCCAAAATTGGGGTTGGGTTATAGGGCTTTAAGCTAATTCCACTTCTTCATTTATTTTTTCAATAGCATTAGCCATTGGTTTTCGAGCAGAATCACGTGCGGCAAAATAGAGTTCAGGCAGACGATTTCCTTTAGAATATGTATCTATAATATCATCGTTATTATCTCTTATAGTTATATAATAATTTTCGTCTTCATTGGTGTTTATAGGTAATGAGGCCATAAATTCTTTAATAGAATCTACCTGATTAGCAGATATACTTAAACTATATTTTTTAATAAAAGTAATAAAAGTATTGCTTCTGACCGTTTTTTTCCATTTAATTTTATTCTTTCTAGTCTTTTCTATTAGCTTATCAATGTTAATTAAAGGTTCATAATTCTCTACTTCTTCCATAGTATTTCTCCCTAGCTTGATATTTTATTTTTATGATTTAACGATAAAAGTTCTTCTTTTAGGTTGTTAAGGGCGTCAATATACCCTTCCTCCATACCTTCTTTAAGTTTTCGATTATCTTTGTTTAATTTCCTGAAATCTTTATCCATTTCATTCACTTGATTTATAGCATAAGTCATAGTTTCCATATCTTTTTTTCGTTTTATATTAGCTTTTACGTCTATGAGTAAACCTTTTAAGCTTTCTAATAAGATATATACTATTTTATATTCTTGATATTGTATAAGAGTTTTTATTCGCTCTATCTTCTCAGCGGCAGTGCTAGTATTAGCAGTAATTGAGCGCTTCTTAATTTCACTTATATTTGCTCGATTTTGTAAAGTTAAGTAAAAACTAATGAAAGTAACTATACCAACAATAACATTAAAAAAAACCATACTCAATACTACAAAATTAACCACTGTTAGTCAACCTAGCGGCATTATATAACAACCAGCATATTAGACATTTATTAAATAAATGTAAAAATAAAGTTGAAAATATACTTGACACTTTTATTAATTAGTGTAAAATAAAAACTATGATAACGATTAAAGGTATAGGGGCTTATCTACCACAAAAGATAATGAAAAATGACGATTGGCGGGCTTACTTTGATACCAGTGATGAGTGGATATACAGCCACACCGGTATTAAAGAACGGCATGTGGCGGCCGATGACGAGGCTACCAGCGATATGGCCGTTAAAGCAGCCCATAAAGCCTTAGAGCAAGCCGGTATGACCACAAGTGATATTGATATGATTATCTGCGCTACCTGTACGCCGGATTATATCGGTTTTCCTTCTACCGCTAATTTGGTGCAAGGTAAGCTGGGAGCCGGTACGATACCGTCGTTTGATATTCGCTCGGCCTGTACCGGTTTTATTTATGGCCTATCTGTAGCGGCAGGGCAAGTTGCTACCGGTATGGCTAAAAATGTGCTTTTGGTAGCCAGCGAAACTTTAACCCGTATGCTGGATTGGCACGATCGCGGCTCGGCTATTTTATTTGGCGATGGCGCAGGCGCAGCGGTCATTAGTAAAGCAGAGCAAAAAGATAGTTTAATAGATATAGTTTTATATAGCAAAGCCGATGATAAAGCCTTAGTAAGGCCGATGGGTGGTATGAAAAACCCGTTGCCTTTAATTGGTCTTAGTGCTGAGGAAGTTAAAGAAACTTTATTAAAGATGGACGGCCATGCCGTTTATGCCTTTGCAGTGCGCGCTATTAGTGATGTAGTTAATACTATTTTAAACCGTAATAATTTAAAGATAGAAGATGTGGATTATGTAATACCGCATCAAGCAAATAAACGTATTATAGAGGCCGCCTGTGTTCGTAATAAGTGGCCTATCGAAAAGTTTTTTATGAACCTTGATAAAGTAGCTAATACCTCAGCAGCCTCTATTCCTATTGCTCTTAACGATATGCAAGAGCAAGGACTGCTTAAAAAAGGTATGAAGCTTATCTTGCCGGGCTTTGGGGCTGGGCTAACTTGGGGCGGGGCTTTAATAGAATGGTAGGCGGGGCCAGCCCCAAGTTGAGAACTGAAAGTTGAGAATGAGGTAATGATGACATCAATTTTATTATTCCCCGGACAGGGTGCGCAAAAACCCGGTATGGCGCGTGATTTATACGAAAAATATAGTGAAGTAAAAGAGCTGTTTAAAATAGCCGGCGACTATAGCAGTTTTAATGCCGAAAAATTACTTTTTGAAAGTACGGAAGACGAATTAAAAGAAACCGAACGTACCCAAGTAGCCATTACTTTAGCTAATTTAGCTAGTTACGAAGCCCTTAAAGCTGAAGGATTGCTGGAAGAAGTGTTAGGTGTAGCCGGGTTTAGTTTGGGCGAATACGCTGCCCTTAAAGCGGCCGGTGTTTGTAATTATGAAGATATTTTTACCTTAGTGGCCGAACGCGGCAGGCTAATGGCTAAGGCCGGCAAACAGATTATTGAGGCGCGCGGGGCGGTAGCGATGGCTGCCGTGATGGGCCTTTCGGTGCAGCAGGTGGAAGAAGTGGTGAAAAGTTTAGGGCGCGATGATGTTTTTTGCGCTAACTATAATAGTCCCACCCAATTAATTTTAAGCGGGTTAGAGGCCGGCATTAATGCCGCTGAACCTTTGCTGAAAGAGGCCGGAGCCAGAAGGGTAATGCCTCTTAAGGTTTCCGGGCCCTTTCATACTCCGCTGCTTAATGAGGCCGCTGCCGGTTTTAGCGAGGTGCTCGGTAAGGTAACTTTTAATAATCCTATTATCCCTATCTTTAGTAATGTAAGCGGCCGGCAGATTAGTAGCGGTGAAGAGGCGCGCAGCTTATTAGCTAAACAGATATGCAACCCCGTATTGTGGCTGGCGGTAGAGGAAGGCTTAAAAAAATTAGCCGCTGCCGATACAAAGGTAATTGAGTGCGGGCCGGGTAATGTGCTGGCCGGCTTATGGAAGGCCATTTTTAATGAAAAAGTTGAGCTTGCTGCTACAACTGCGCAGATAAGCGAATTAAAAAGTAAAAATTAAGAATTAATAACTGATAATTTTTAATTATTACTTCTTAATTATTAATTTCGGAGGAAGTATGTTATTAAAAGATAAAATAGCCGTAGTAACCGGTAGCTCGCGCGGGATAGGTTATGCTATCGTGCAAAATTTTTTAAGCAACGGAGCTATTGTTATATATACCAGCCGCACCGGCGCTGAAGTACCGGCGGAACTGCAAGAGTTAGCCGCTAAACATAGTACTACCATTACTGGGGTGCAGCTGGATATAAGTGATGAGCAATCTATTATCAATGCTGTAAAGGCGGTGATGGAGCAGCATAAACGTATAGATGTATGGGTAAATAATGCCGGTATTACTCAAGATGGTTTAATTTTGCGTATGCCTAAGGCCGATTTTGACAAAGTTATTAATACCAATCTTACCGGCGCTTTTATTGCCTGCCGCGAGGTAGCTAACATTATGGTTAAGCAGCGCAGCGGCGCTATCATTAATATGGCCAGTATTGTGGGCAAAATAGGTAATGCCGGACAAACCAATTACAGTGCCAGCAAGGGCGGCCTTATTGCCTTAACTAAAAGTTTAGCGCGTGAGGTAGCGGCACGCGGGGTGCGGGTTAATGCTATTGCTCCCGGTTTTATTGCTACCGATATGACTAATGTGCTAACCGATGCCCAAAAAGAGGCTTTTACCAGCCAAATCCCTTTAAAACGTTTGGGTACGGCAGATGACGTAGCAACAGCTACCGTTTTTTTAGCCAGCGATTTAGCCGGCTACATTACCGGCCATGTGCTAGATGTAAATGGCGGTCTTTTAATGGACTAAAGATTAGTTAAGAAATAAAAATACATATTTTTTAATTATTAATTTTTAATTATTACTTGGAGGAAATATGCGCAGACGAGTTGTTGTTACCGGAATGGCAGCTATAACGAGTGTTGGCCTTAATTTAGAGGAAAGTTGGCAGGCTATAAAGGCCGGTAAAAGTGGTATTGGGCCGGTAACCCAGTTTGATACTACAGGTTTTGCTACCACCATAGCCGGCGAAGTAAAAAATTTTGATATTACGCAGTTTATTACTAAAAAAGAGGCGCGGCAAATGGCGCGTTTTAGCCAATTTGCTGTAGCTGCCAGTAAGATGGCGGCCGAGATGGCTGGTCTTACAGAAGGTAATTTTAATCGCGAACGAGCCGGTGTCTTTTTGGGTGTAGGTATAGGTGGTTTTGAGGTGAGCGAAAAGGGCAGCGCCGATGTCCTTACTAAAGGGCCGCATAACATTGAGCCGCTTTATATCCCTAAACTTATTGCCAACGAGGCCGGCGGTAATGTGGCGATTACTTTAGGTTTACACGGCCCTAACTGTGCCATTACTACCGCTTGCAGCAGCGGCACCGATGCCACTGTGCTAGCAGCCGATGCTATTAGGGCTGGCCGGGTTGATATTATGTTTACCGGCGGCGCCGAGAGTACCATCTGTAAATCGGCTTTTGCCGGCTTTAATAAATTAATGGCTATGAGTACCGCTAATGAGTATCCCGAAAAAGCTAGCCGCCCCTTTGATAAAGACAGAGGCGGCTTTGTAATGGGTGAAGGTGCCGGTATTTTGATATTAGAAGATTACGACCATGCCGTAGCACGCGGGGCAAATATTATTTGTGAATATGCCGGCGGTGCAATGACTTGTGATGGGTACCATCTTACCGCTCCTAGTCCCGATGGACGCGGGGCTACACAAGCCTTTAAACTGGCCTTAGCCGATGCCGGCTTGCAGCCTAGCGATATTGGTTATATTAATGCCCACGCTACCGGCACGCCACTTAACGACCCGCTAGAAAGTAAGGTTTTTATTAATGTTTTTGGAGAACATGCTACCAGCCATAAATTGCTAATTAGTGGCAGTAAAAGTATGCTTGGCCACACTTTAGGCGCTGCCGGCGGGATAGAGGCTATTGTGGCTATTAAGGCCTTAACCGAAGGTTTTGTCCCGCCTACCATTAACCTTGATAATGTGGATACAGAGGCCGGTTGTACCTTAAATTATGTACCAAAGGTAGGTGTTAAGGCCGAGCTTAATGCTGTAATGAGCGATACACTAGGGTTTGGCGGCCATAATGGGGTAGTTTGCTTTAAAAAGGTGTAACCCTCTTAAAAATTAATAATTAAAAAGCAGGAATTAAGAATAGGTATTTTTAAATTCTTACTTTTTAATTGAATAAGGGAATATTTATGAAGAAGTTAAGTCATAACGCACGTATCGGTATTGTTAATAGGGGCGAAGCAGCCTATCGTTTTATCAGGGCTGTTAAGGAATACAATTATCTCAATAGTACACAATTTACTACAATTGCTTTTTATATCGATAAAGAATCTACCGCCGTCTTTGCGACAGAGGCCGATGAAAGTTATGCTTTAAGTAGTTTTAGTAACTTTAGTAAAGTAAA carries:
- the fabG gene encoding 3-oxoacyl-[acyl-carrier-protein] reductase; its protein translation is MLLKDKIAVVTGSSRGIGYAIVQNFLSNGAIVIYTSRTGAEVPAELQELAAKHSTTITGVQLDISDEQSIINAVKAVMEQHKRIDVWVNNAGITQDGLILRMPKADFDKVINTNLTGAFIACREVANIMVKQRSGAIINMASIVGKIGNAGQTNYSASKGGLIALTKSLAREVAARGVRVNAIAPGFIATDMTNVLTDAQKEAFTSQIPLKRLGTADDVATATVFLASDLAGYITGHVLDVNGGLLMD
- a CDS encoding ketoacyl-ACP synthase III; translation: MITIKGIGAYLPQKIMKNDDWRAYFDTSDEWIYSHTGIKERHVAADDEATSDMAVKAAHKALEQAGMTTSDIDMIICATCTPDYIGFPSTANLVQGKLGAGTIPSFDIRSACTGFIYGLSVAAGQVATGMAKNVLLVASETLTRMLDWHDRGSAILFGDGAGAAVISKAEQKDSLIDIVLYSKADDKALVRPMGGMKNPLPLIGLSAEEVKETLLKMDGHAVYAFAVRAISDVVNTILNRNNLKIEDVDYVIPHQANKRIIEAACVRNKWPIEKFFMNLDKVANTSAASIPIALNDMQEQGLLKKGMKLILPGFGAGLTWGGALIEW
- the fabF gene encoding beta-ketoacyl-ACP synthase II, whose product is MAAITSVGLNLEESWQAIKAGKSGIGPVTQFDTTGFATTIAGEVKNFDITQFITKKEARQMARFSQFAVAASKMAAEMAGLTEGNFNRERAGVFLGVGIGGFEVSEKGSADVLTKGPHNIEPLYIPKLIANEAGGNVAITLGLHGPNCAITTACSSGTDATVLAADAIRAGRVDIMFTGGAESTICKSAFAGFNKLMAMSTANEYPEKASRPFDKDRGGFVMGEGAGILILEDYDHAVARGANIICEYAGGAMTCDGYHLTAPSPDGRGATQAFKLALADAGLQPSDIGYINAHATGTPLNDPLESKVFINVFGEHATSHKLLISGSKSMLGHTLGAAGGIEAIVAIKALTEGFVPPTINLDNVDTEAGCTLNYVPKVGVKAELNAVMSDTLGFGGHNGVVCFKKV
- a CDS encoding ACP S-malonyltransferase, whose translation is MMTSILLFPGQGAQKPGMARDLYEKYSEVKELFKIAGDYSSFNAEKLLFESTEDELKETERTQVAITLANLASYEALKAEGLLEEVLGVAGFSLGEYAALKAAGVCNYEDIFTLVAERGRLMAKAGKQIIEARGAVAMAAVMGLSVQQVEEVVKSLGRDDVFCANYNSPTQLILSGLEAGINAAEPLLKEAGARRVMPLKVSGPFHTPLLNEAAAGFSEVLGKVTFNNPIIPIFSNVSGRQISSGEEARSLLAKQICNPVLWLAVEEGLKKLAAADTKVIECGPGNVLAGLWKAIFNEKVELAATTAQISELKSKN